The sequence AGCTCGCCCGCCTCGTCCTCACCGAAGGCGGACGGGTTCTGGACCTCGCCGATTTTCACCTTGTTCCAGGTGGTGCCGGCTGCGCGCGCGGTCCACACCGTACCGCTGGCGAAATCCCCGAACACGTACTGGCCTTTCAGAGCGGTAATGGCGTTGCCCCGGTACACGTAACCACCGGTAATGCTCTGGCCCTCGTTGCGGCCGTAGGCCAGCACCGGGTCGACCAGTCCCTGGGTGCGGCAGCCGTTGGACGGCTCGAAACAGCTGCGGGCCTCGCGCACCCGCCAGCCGTAGTTCTCGCCGCCCTTGCTGGAGCGGGGCTGGCGGTTGACTTCCTCGAAGGCGTTCTGGCCCACGTCGGCAATGATCAGGTCACCGGTCTGGCGGTCAAAGGAAAAGCGCCACGGGTTGCGCAGGCCGTAAGCCCAGATGTTCGGGTTGGCACCCTGGCGGTTCAGGAACGGGTTGCCGGGCGCGGGCTTGGAGTCGTCTCCCCGCACGTCGAAGCGCAGGATCTTGCCCAGCGGGGAGGCGAGGTTCTGCCCGTTGTTCTGCGGGTCGCCGCCCGAGCCTCCGTCTCCCAGTGCCAGATACAGGAAACCGTCGGGTCCGAAATCCAGCTGACCACCATTGTGGTTGGCGTAGGGCTGTTTGGTCGTGAACAGGGTCTTTGCACTCTGCGGGTCGGCGCGGCTGAAGTC is a genomic window of Deinococcus malanensis containing:
- a CDS encoding PQQ-dependent sugar dehydrogenase; protein product: MFRPSSRAALLGAALLTTLACAQGAPQVRFTPYVSGLRSVTTLTHAGDGSGRMYATLQEGQIRVIQGGRLRPQVFLDLSSLTRAGGERGLLGLTFDPKYKQNRRLYVHYTDRNGDTVVARYTATADFSRADPQSAKTLFTTKQPYANHNGGQLDFGPDGFLYLALGDGGSGGDPQNNGQNLASPLGKILRFDVRGDDSKPAPGNPFLNRQGANPNIWAYGLRNPWRFSFDRQTGDLIIADVGQNAFEEVNRQPRSSKGGENYGWRVREARSCFEPSNGCRTQGLVDPVLAYGRNEGQSITGGYVYRGNAITALKGQYVFGDFASGTVWTARAAGTTWNKVKIGEVQNPSAFGEDEAGELYVAEYGSGRVLKLGR